The Arachis ipaensis cultivar K30076 chromosome B07, Araip1.1, whole genome shotgun sequence genome includes a window with the following:
- the LOC107607017 gene encoding uncharacterized protein LOC107607017 yields the protein MPTYAKFIKDILSNKRDWREAEIVIITKECSAVIQRNLPEKLQDPGSFIISCTIRNTCIKKALCDLGASINLMPLSLMRKLQIEEIEHIRICLQLADPSVKFPLGVVEDLLVQVGPFTFPGDFMILDMEEEKNASIILGRPFLATGRTIIDVQKGEVTLRVNEDEVVLNAVEAMQYPNPSEECMRIDAIEPLVKEVFEAEKLEEELDTLLQDTLPELDEPAPQKEALNTPSVEEGPPKLELKPLPRSLKNSTLKSGTERGSENQVADHLSRIEPEEGTPPPTTAVNETFPDEYLLVIHKASWFADIANYKAMRFIPKEHTKQQVEKLLYDA from the exons ATGCCTACCTATGCTAAGTTCATTAAGGACATATTGAGTAACAAAAGGGACTGGAGAGAGGCAGAAATAGTTATAAttaccaaggaatgcagtgcagtcattcagaGAAATCTACCGGAGAAACTgcaagatcctgggagctttataATCTCCTGCACCATTAGAAATACCTGTATAAAGAaggctttatgtgatcttggagctagcatcaacctaaTGCCACTGTCACTGATGAGGAAACTCCAAATTGAAGAAATAGAGCATATCCgcatctgtcttcaacttgctgacccCTCAGTTAAATTCCCATTGGGAGTAGTGGAAGACCTGCTTGTGCAAGTGGGACCATTTACCTTTCCTGGAGACTTTATGATACTGGATATGGAAGAGGAAAAGAATGCATCCATCATTTTAGGAAGGCCTTTTTTAGCCACAGGAAGAACTATCATAGACGTCCAAAAGGGAGAAGTGACACTTAGAGTCAATGAAGATGAGGTTGTACTGAATGCAGTCGAGGCTATGCAATACCCAAATCCCTCTGAGGAATGCATGAGGATAGACGCCATAGAGCCCTTGGTCAAAGAAGTGTTTGAAGCTGAAAAACTTGAAGAGGAACTGGACACTCTTCTTCAAGACACTCTGCCTGAACTGGATGAGCCAGCACCTCAGAAGGAGGCACTAAACACGCCTAGTGTAGAGGAAGggcctcctaaactcgagctaaAGCCTTTACCCCGATCCTTAAA GAATTCGACATTGAAATCAGGGACAGAAAGGGGGTCAGAAAATCAGGTAGCTGATCATTTGTCCAGGATTGAGCCTGAGGAAGGAACGCCACCACCTACTACTGCTGTGAATGAGACATTCCCAGATGAGTACCTCCTTGTGATTCACAAGGCatcgtggtttgcagacattgcaaactataaggccatGCGGTTCATTCCCAAAGAGCACACAAAACAACAAGTCGAAAAACTTTTGTATGATGCttag